A genomic window from Pseudanabaenaceae cyanobacterium SKYG29 includes:
- a CDS encoding cob(I)yrinic acid a,c-diamide adenosyltransferase: protein MGARQIGIVTAQARPQRSVGQIHVYDGLGKGKSQAALGVVLRSLGLGMVSEGRETRILLLRFLKGPGREYAEDAAIEALQQGFPHLIDHVRTGRSEYFDAHSIIPFDREEAERGWDIAKGAMASGLYSVIVLDELNPVLDLGLLDTDRVVGDLKRKPEFMEVIVTGRGAPAKLLEIANLHSEMRPHEHPTAKEYGITGIEIYTGDGKGKSTSALGRSLKAIGTGISRDKSHRVLIMQWLKGGTGYTEDAAIEALQQAYPHVVDHQRCGRDAIVWRGQQQEIDYIEAQRGWEIAQTAILSGLYKTIILDELNPTVDLELLPVEPICETLLRKPKDTEIIITGRCLKQPAYFDLADVHSEMVCHKHYANAGVDLKRGVDF from the coding sequence ATGGGTGCACGGCAGATTGGCATTGTCACTGCACAGGCGCGACCCCAACGATCGGTGGGGCAGATTCATGTCTACGATGGCTTGGGCAAGGGCAAGTCCCAGGCGGCTTTGGGGGTGGTATTGCGCTCCTTGGGCTTAGGAATGGTATCCGAGGGCAGGGAGACACGGATTTTACTCCTGCGGTTTTTGAAGGGACCGGGACGAGAATACGCAGAGGATGCGGCTATTGAAGCTCTACAACAGGGTTTCCCCCATCTGATTGACCACGTGCGGACGGGACGATCGGAATATTTTGATGCCCATTCAATCATTCCCTTTGACCGGGAGGAAGCAGAGCGGGGTTGGGACATCGCCAAGGGGGCAATGGCTTCGGGTTTATACTCCGTGATTGTCTTGGATGAACTGAATCCTGTCCTAGACCTGGGTTTACTAGATACCGATCGGGTGGTGGGAGACCTCAAGCGCAAACCTGAGTTTATGGAAGTGATTGTGACAGGGAGAGGTGCCCCCGCCAAGTTACTGGAAATTGCCAACCTCCATTCGGAAATGCGTCCCCATGAGCATCCCACCGCCAAGGAATACGGCATCACGGGGATTGAGATTTACACAGGGGATGGCAAGGGCAAGAGCACCTCGGCATTGGGGCGGTCGTTGAAGGCGATCGGGACAGGTATTAGTCGGGACAAATCCCACCGGGTGTTGATTATGCAGTGGTTGAAGGGGGGGACGGGCTACACGGAAGATGCGGCAATTGAAGCATTGCAACAGGCATACCCCCATGTGGTGGATCATCAGCGCTGCGGCAGGGACGCGATCGTGTGGCGGGGACAACAGCAGGAAATTGACTACATTGAAGCGCAACGGGGCTGGGAAATTGCCCAGACTGCTATCCTGTCAGGTTTGTACAAGACGATTATCCTAGATGAACTGAATCCCACCGTAGATTTGGAGTTGTTGCCCGTTGAGCCAATTTGTGAAACCCTCCTGCGCAAACCAAAAGACACAGAGATTATTATTACAGGGAGATGTCTCAAACAACCAGCTTATTTTGATTTGGCTGATGTACATTCTGAGATGGTCTGTCACAAACACTATGCCAATGCGGGGGTAGATTTAAAGCGGGGAGTGGACTTTTAA
- a CDS encoding glycosyltransferase, with product MTDVLEFVLSVLPLNAKQILEIGRTELREKYLPFNPDCQFAQVTEELIDLPNLDAIVCTDLTDIKGKLSFYLQYLKPEGEIFLPFANSQCWQHIIKTIEGKSEPGHTYSAQQICQMVRDLGLMTHEIIRQDLPAPQQQSFQQFLQQILPLVNLLQISLSEFQYLSASPYLIVRALKQPCKQPKLLIQTCITAPIGCDRVRVLDPDRFSRTLINTRVHQVRLGQSIPLNLAAPDECKVFIWQRALLLYPQDIHKQKLLKDRGYLIVAEHDDDPYFWPENADNKFLLFWSSHCIQTSTESLAKHLQQFNNPYIKVFRNQLTYLPPKREYKEGYSVNLFFGALNRQADWEPIMPTLNKILARHKQVYVKVIHDRQFFDALATNRKEFHPFLPYEKYQEILHTCDIGILPLQDTQFNRMKSDLKFLEHAGHGVVALASPTVYAQSIVEGITGMIYHSAEEFGEKLTELIQNAKLRHRIADNAYHWVRENRLLCQHFTERREWYVEMYNRLPELNEALRERCPQMFS from the coding sequence ATGACTGACGTGTTGGAGTTTGTCTTATCTGTTTTACCTCTCAATGCCAAGCAGATATTAGAAATAGGACGGACAGAACTCCGAGAGAAATATCTGCCCTTTAATCCCGACTGTCAGTTTGCCCAGGTAACAGAGGAACTAATTGATCTGCCCAACCTGGATGCGATCGTTTGTACAGATTTAACTGACATCAAGGGGAAGTTATCTTTTTACCTGCAGTACCTCAAGCCGGAAGGAGAAATTTTTCTTCCCTTTGCCAACAGCCAGTGCTGGCAACATATTATTAAGACGATCGAGGGTAAAAGTGAACCAGGTCATACCTATAGTGCGCAACAAATCTGTCAGATGGTTAGGGACTTGGGACTAATGACACATGAAATTATCCGCCAGGACTTGCCAGCACCCCAACAACAGTCTTTCCAACAATTTCTACAACAAATTCTCCCCCTAGTTAATCTCCTACAGATTTCTCTCAGTGAATTCCAGTATCTTAGTGCTTCCCCTTACTTAATTGTCCGTGCCTTAAAACAACCCTGTAAGCAACCTAAATTACTCATCCAAACCTGTATTACTGCTCCCATTGGTTGCGATCGCGTGCGCGTGCTTGACCCCGATCGGTTTAGCCGTACACTGATCAATACCCGTGTCCATCAGGTACGGTTAGGGCAGTCCATCCCCCTAAATTTAGCTGCCCCCGACGAATGCAAAGTGTTTATTTGGCAGCGGGCATTGTTACTCTATCCCCAGGATATTCACAAGCAGAAATTGCTGAAGGACAGGGGCTACTTAATTGTGGCAGAACACGATGACGATCCCTATTTTTGGCCCGAAAATGCTGACAACAAATTCCTATTATTTTGGAGTTCCCACTGTATTCAAACTAGTACGGAATCCTTGGCTAAACATCTGCAACAGTTTAACAATCCCTATATCAAGGTCTTTCGTAATCAATTGACCTATTTACCCCCCAAACGGGAGTATAAAGAAGGTTATTCTGTCAACCTCTTTTTTGGTGCCCTCAATCGTCAAGCGGACTGGGAACCAATTATGCCCACCCTCAACAAAATTCTCGCCCGCCACAAACAAGTGTATGTAAAAGTTATCCATGACAGACAGTTTTTTGATGCCCTTGCTACCAACCGCAAGGAATTCCATCCCTTCTTGCCCTATGAAAAATACCAGGAGATTTTACACACTTGCGATATTGGTATTCTCCCCCTGCAGGACACGCAATTCAATCGCATGAAATCGGATTTGAAATTTCTCGAACACGCAGGACATGGGGTAGTAGCCCTTGCCAGCCCTACCGTGTATGCCCAATCGATCGTGGAAGGGATAACGGGTATGATCTATCATTCGGCGGAAGAATTTGGGGAAAAACTAACAGAGTTAATTCAGAATGCCAAGCTACGGCACAGGATTGCTGACAATGCCTACCACTGGGTGCGGGAAAACCGTCTTCTTTGTCAACACTTTACCGAAAGAAGAGAATGGTATGTGGAGATGTACAATCGCTTACCGGAATTGAACGAAGCGCTGCGGGAAAGATGCCCCCAGATGTTTAGCTGA
- a CDS encoding DNA polymerase III subunit delta' (catalyzes the DNA-template-directed extension of the 3'-end of a DNA strand; the delta' subunit seems to interact with the gamma subunit to transfer the beta subunit on the DNA): protein MQDRFAAIVGHALPIALLRAALHKNRIAPAYLFLGSEGIGKTLVAKAFVESYLHKSIINHPDVLWLEPTYQDKGKLVTITEAAGTSTRGKAQIRIEQIRSIADFLSYPPLQADRSFVIITAAHTMAETSANALLKTLEEPGKGTIILISSQPLLPTIVSRCQVIPFAPLARREVQTVLQQLGYPEIPEPVLELAGGSPQKAIEAWQKLQTIPPELLTSLHNLPLPLIPALTTAKQIAQTYDLDTQIWLLEYLQQILWQNKREKRVIDKLEQAKQWLTNFVTPRLVWEITLA, encoded by the coding sequence ATGCAAGACAGATTTGCCGCGATTGTTGGTCATGCCCTGCCTATTGCTCTATTGAGAGCAGCTCTCCACAAAAACAGAATTGCCCCTGCTTATCTCTTTCTCGGCAGTGAAGGGATTGGCAAAACTTTAGTAGCTAAAGCCTTTGTGGAATCATACTTGCACAAATCAATCATCAATCATCCTGATGTGTTGTGGTTAGAACCAACCTATCAAGATAAAGGTAAGCTAGTTACCATCACAGAAGCAGCAGGTACCTCAACTAGAGGCAAAGCGCAAATCAGAATTGAACAGATACGCTCGATCGCGGATTTTCTCTCCTATCCACCCCTACAGGCAGACCGCTCCTTTGTCATCATCACCGCTGCCCACACCATGGCTGAAACCAGCGCCAATGCCTTGCTAAAAACCCTAGAAGAACCAGGGAAAGGGACAATCATTCTCATCTCCTCCCAACCCCTTCTACCCACGATCGTTTCCCGCTGTCAAGTTATTCCTTTTGCCCCTTTGGCGCGGCGGGAAGTGCAAACGGTTCTCCAGCAGTTAGGCTACCCTGAGATACCTGAACCAGTGCTTGAGTTGGCCGGTGGCTCCCCCCAAAAAGCGATCGAAGCTTGGCAAAAATTACAAACCATCCCCCCTGAATTATTAACCAGCCTGCACAATCTCCCCCTGCCGCTAATTCCTGCTTTGACAACTGCTAAACAAATTGCCCAGACCTATGACCTAGATACACAAATCTGGCTATTGGAATATTTACAACAAATCCTCTGGCAAAACAAAAGAGAGAAGAGAGTGATAGACAAATTGGAGCAAGCAAAACAATGGCTTACAAACTTTGTCACTCCCCGTCTAGTCTGGGAAATCACCCTAGCTTAA
- the msrB gene encoding peptide-methionine (R)-S-oxide reductase MsrB produces MEQKTYPVTKTEEEWQQILSPEAYQVLRKHGTERAGTSPLDKHYAKGIYKCAGCGAPLFTSDTKFNSGTGWPSFFAPIPGAIETSIDRSLFMVRIEVHCANCGGHLGHVFDDGPLPTGKRYCINGVALVFEPAQD; encoded by the coding sequence ATGGAACAAAAGACTTATCCTGTCACCAAAACTGAGGAAGAGTGGCAACAAATTCTCTCCCCTGAGGCTTATCAAGTTTTGCGGAAACATGGTACAGAGCGGGCAGGCACCAGCCCCCTAGACAAACACTACGCCAAAGGTATCTACAAATGCGCAGGCTGCGGTGCTCCTTTATTCACTTCCGACACTAAGTTTAACAGTGGGACAGGTTGGCCCAGCTTCTTTGCGCCAATTCCAGGGGCAATTGAAACCAGTATTGATCGCTCCCTATTCATGGTGCGTATAGAAGTCCACTGTGCTAACTGCGGCGGTCATCTGGGGCATGTCTTTGATGATGGTCCCTTGCCCACAGGGAAACGTTACTGTATCAACGGTGTTGCCCTAGTCTTTGAACCCGCCCAGGACTAG
- the hrcA gene encoding heat-inducible transcriptional repressor HrcA, which produces MNFTERQLTTREQQVLSAIVQRYVETAEPVGSKVLSEIYTLNASPATIRSVMHNLDRCGLLYQPHTSAGRVPSESGYRVYVDSLLPPLEGLKAELERFMLAQLPPSPSNEQLLEQVAQLLAKICGCIAIVTTPERTPDRVRQVQLVSLDAQKALLILVTSTLQTDSVPVEFNSEMGDLLEVLNNFLNAQLKNRYCNALLPINWADIRCQVEDHIRSLENSLEMLEKSFHQPSTVKVNGLKELLKQPEFSQAEQIQPIVELLEEEKETIVLMLQQKSSEPTVKIGKELGLPPVQKCSLIASGYRQGDAPGGWIGILGPTRLPYERGIAAVEVAAEILSTN; this is translated from the coding sequence ATGAATTTCACTGAGCGCCAACTCACCACTAGGGAACAGCAGGTACTCTCAGCGATCGTGCAGCGCTACGTTGAGACAGCAGAACCTGTGGGGTCTAAGGTGTTGTCGGAAATTTACACCCTCAATGCCAGCCCCGCCACTATTCGCAGTGTTATGCACAATCTCGATCGCTGTGGGCTCCTTTACCAACCCCATACCTCTGCCGGGCGTGTACCCTCGGAATCGGGGTACCGGGTGTATGTAGATAGTTTGCTGCCCCCCTTGGAGGGACTAAAAGCTGAGTTAGAACGCTTTATGCTAGCACAATTGCCTCCCAGTCCCAGCAATGAACAGTTACTAGAGCAGGTTGCCCAACTGTTAGCCAAAATCTGCGGTTGTATTGCCATTGTCACTACCCCTGAACGTACTCCCGATCGTGTGCGCCAGGTGCAGTTAGTCTCCCTCGATGCCCAGAAAGCCCTGTTAATTTTAGTCACCTCCACCCTGCAAACGGACTCTGTACCTGTCGAGTTCAACAGCGAAATGGGAGACTTGCTAGAGGTACTCAACAATTTCCTCAATGCCCAGTTAAAAAATCGTTACTGTAACGCTCTCCTGCCAATCAACTGGGCAGATATTCGCTGTCAGGTTGAGGACCATATCCGCAGTCTGGAGAATTCCCTAGAAATGCTGGAGAAATCCTTTCACCAACCCAGCACCGTCAAGGTCAACGGCTTAAAGGAGCTATTGAAACAGCCGGAATTTTCCCAAGCCGAACAAATTCAACCGATCGTGGAGTTACTGGAGGAAGAGAAGGAAACAATTGTGCTGATGTTGCAGCAAAAAAGTAGCGAACCGACGGTCAAAATTGGCAAGGAGTTAGGCTTACCCCCCGTACAAAAATGCTCCCTAATTGCCAGTGGCTATCGCCAGGGGGATGCGCCTGGGGGGTGGATCGGCATTTTGGGACCAACGCGGTTACCCTACGAGCGGGGAATTGCCGCCGTGGAAGTGGCAGCGGAAATTTTGTCTACTAACTAG
- a CDS encoding protein phosphatase 2C domain-containing protein — protein MFTTEEQPTIIPNQFLWAAGLNSEVYPPGALIENRYRVVEDKVVLDTKMYSMPEMPEELTELAIKYLKLTRYLLHLPKPYALLQPRHHDSILILENSPLDERGQLLPSIGEAWSEAKPLRQVNWLWQICKLWKPFNELQVSSSLLDLANLRVRDCWVQLVELTIDERDYSLCQLGESLAPLIANCQAEIAEELDHWLAALQCPGATLETAIAHLDRLASDLAQADPMTIRIAGITDIGLRRDHNEDACYPMLDQPQVEGLRNRVLIICDGLGGHEGGEVASSTAIKTITRMLNTLLHQVEQDTEPFSAQAFITQLDKIVKVTNDQIVALNDQQQRQGQRRMGTTLVMAVVPSPQGRAPHEVYIVHVGDSRAYWIGRNKHYQITADDDVATRETVLGYSFYPYSAQRLDAGALIQALGTRPSSVLLPRIQRFIIDEDCLFLLCSDGLSDYDRVDYIAESHLQPILQRNIPLEEACKVLIAQANALNGHDNISVGLLRCFFGPFVESADTEPDQEDLTILQEKTDEDEVAEIAQAIQAEAIAAGMPADPIAPYTPPPPPPQVKKSDGNNWLFVVLTIVGMVLAIGLVVTFLRIQGKNNSTPRNYVPSVQELT, from the coding sequence ATGTTTACTACGGAAGAACAACCTACCATCATCCCTAACCAGTTCCTATGGGCGGCGGGGCTAAATAGTGAAGTCTATCCCCCTGGCGCTCTGATTGAGAACCGTTATCGCGTGGTGGAAGACAAGGTTGTCTTGGATACTAAAATGTACAGCATGCCAGAGATGCCCGAAGAACTGACAGAGCTGGCAATTAAGTATCTAAAACTAACCCGTTATCTCCTCCATTTGCCCAAACCCTATGCCCTCCTGCAACCGCGGCACCATGACAGTATTTTAATTTTAGAAAATTCCCCCCTCGACGAACGGGGACAGCTCCTGCCTAGTATTGGGGAAGCATGGAGTGAGGCAAAGCCCCTGCGCCAAGTCAATTGGCTCTGGCAAATTTGTAAACTATGGAAGCCCTTTAACGAATTGCAGGTCAGTAGTTCCCTCCTTGATCTAGCCAATTTGCGTGTTCGCGATTGCTGGGTACAGTTGGTGGAACTGACGATCGATGAGCGGGACTATTCTCTATGCCAACTGGGGGAAAGTCTTGCCCCCCTCATCGCCAACTGTCAAGCAGAAATTGCCGAGGAACTAGACCACTGGTTGGCAGCATTACAGTGCCCAGGAGCCACCCTAGAAACAGCCATTGCCCATCTCGATCGCCTAGCCTCTGACCTTGCCCAGGCTGACCCCATGACGATACGGATTGCTGGCATCACCGATATAGGCTTGCGCCGTGACCACAATGAAGATGCCTGTTATCCCATGCTCGATCAACCCCAGGTGGAAGGGCTACGGAACCGTGTGCTGATTATTTGTGATGGCTTGGGGGGGCATGAAGGGGGAGAAGTAGCTAGTAGTACAGCGATTAAAACTATTACTAGAATGCTTAACACTCTCCTGCACCAAGTAGAACAGGATACGGAACCTTTCTCTGCCCAAGCTTTTATCACCCAGCTTGATAAGATTGTTAAAGTTACCAACGACCAAATCGTTGCCCTTAACGACCAACAACAACGGCAAGGGCAGCGGCGCATGGGGACAACCCTAGTGATGGCAGTGGTACCCAGTCCCCAGGGACGTGCTCCCCACGAAGTGTACATTGTGCATGTAGGAGACAGTCGGGCCTATTGGATCGGTAGGAACAAGCACTATCAAATTACTGCTGATGACGATGTGGCGACACGGGAAACAGTTCTAGGCTACAGCTTCTATCCCTATTCCGCCCAACGTTTAGACGCAGGGGCTTTGATCCAAGCCCTGGGAACCCGCCCCTCTAGTGTCCTCCTACCACGCATTCAGCGCTTTATCATCGATGAAGATTGCCTGTTCCTCCTCTGTTCCGATGGTTTGAGTGACTACGATCGGGTTGACTATATTGCTGAGAGTCACCTGCAACCAATTTTGCAGCGGAATATCCCCCTGGAAGAGGCTTGTAAAGTATTGATCGCCCAGGCAAACGCCCTCAATGGGCATGACAATATCAGTGTAGGGCTACTGCGCTGCTTCTTCGGCCCTTTTGTGGAATCCGCCGACACAGAACCTGACCAGGAAGACCTCACCATTTTGCAGGAAAAAACCGACGAAGATGAGGTGGCAGAAATTGCCCAAGCTATCCAGGCAGAAGCGATCGCTGCTGGTATGCCCGCTGACCCCATTGCTCCCTATACTCCTCCCCCCCCGCCCCCCCAGGTGAAAAAAAGTGATGGTAATAATTGGCTGTTTGTAGTGTTAACGATCGTGGGGATGGTACTGGCGATCGGGTTGGTAGTGACTTTCCTCAGAATCCAGGGGAAGAACAACTCTACCCCCAGAAATTATGTGCCCTCTGTCCAGGAGTTAACGTAG
- the ahcY gene encoding adenosylhomocysteinase produces MTAAATVKNEVKDLSLAPLGKKRIAWAGREMPVLRQIRDRFAQEKPLQGIRISACCHVTTETANLALTLQAGGADALLIASNPLSTQDDVAASLVVDYGIPVFAIKGEDNATYHRHVEVALDHHPHIIIDDGSDVTTALVRSRAHQIAEIIGTTEETTTGLVRLRAMLADGVLTFPAIAVNDAETKHFFDNRYGTGQSTIDAIMRATNILLAGKVIVIAGYGWCGKGVALRARGLGANVIVTEVAPVRALEAVMDGFRVMPMLEAARVGDVFITVTGNKHVIRREHMEVMKDGAIICNSGHFDVEIDLVALQEMSKTVQTVRPFVQEYVLADKSLIVLGEGRLVNLAAAEGHPASVMDMSFANQALAAEYLVKNKGKLTPGVIPVPPDVDQEIARLKLQAMGITIDTMTPEQVAYVNSWTEGT; encoded by the coding sequence ATGACTGCTGCTGCAACTGTCAAAAATGAAGTCAAAGATTTATCGTTAGCACCTTTAGGGAAAAAGCGGATTGCTTGGGCAGGGCGAGAGATGCCTGTGCTGCGTCAGATTCGGGACAGGTTTGCCCAGGAAAAACCCCTGCAGGGCATTCGTATTTCTGCCTGCTGTCATGTCACCACTGAAACTGCCAATCTCGCCCTCACTCTCCAGGCAGGGGGAGCTGATGCCCTCTTGATTGCTAGCAACCCCCTCTCTACCCAGGACGACGTAGCTGCCAGCCTGGTAGTGGACTACGGTATTCCCGTTTTTGCCATCAAGGGAGAGGACAACGCTACTTACCACCGTCATGTGGAAGTCGCTCTCGATCACCATCCCCACATCATCATCGACGATGGGAGTGATGTCACCACAGCGCTAGTGCGGAGTCGCGCCCACCAAATTGCGGAAATCATTGGTACTACAGAAGAAACTACGACAGGGCTTGTCCGCCTGCGGGCAATGTTAGCCGATGGTGTACTTACTTTCCCTGCCATTGCCGTCAATGATGCCGAGACTAAACACTTTTTTGACAACCGCTACGGCACAGGGCAATCTACAATTGATGCTATCATGCGTGCCACTAATATTCTCCTAGCAGGCAAGGTCATAGTAATAGCGGGTTATGGCTGGTGCGGCAAAGGGGTAGCCCTGCGGGCAAGGGGTTTAGGCGCAAATGTGATTGTGACTGAGGTAGCGCCTGTGCGTGCCCTAGAAGCGGTGATGGACGGCTTTCGCGTAATGCCCATGCTAGAGGCAGCCAGGGTAGGGGATGTATTCATCACAGTTACAGGCAACAAACACGTCATTCGCCGCGAACATATGGAGGTAATGAAGGATGGTGCGATCATCTGCAACAGTGGGCACTTTGACGTGGAGATCGACCTCGTAGCTCTCCAGGAGATGAGCAAGACTGTGCAAACTGTCCGCCCCTTTGTGCAGGAATATGTCCTAGCTGACAAGAGTTTGATTGTGCTAGGAGAAGGTCGCCTAGTTAACCTAGCTGCTGCGGAAGGTCATCCCGCTAGTGTCATGGACATGAGTTTTGCTAACCAAGCCCTCGCCGCTGAATACCTGGTCAAGAACAAGGGCAAACTCACCCCTGGCGTCATCCCTGTCCCGCCAGATGTGGACCAAGAAATTGCTCGCCTTAAACTACAGGCAATGGGTATTACTATCGATACTATGACCCCCGAACAGGTTGCCTACGTTAACTCCTGGACAGAGGGCACATAA
- the sixA gene encoding phosphohistidine phosphatase SixA: MTYVYLLRHGIAIDRELCPHDQERALTEEGRQKTSRIAGKLSQLGLQADLILTSPLVRAYQTAEIVASCLKQTPIEVVQWLAPEGSFAAWEAWHASHKEVESVFLVGHEPDLSSWAELMTWGQVSGNILLKKAGLIGLVTYRDQPLQGNCTLFLLLPPKILLSL, from the coding sequence ATGACCTATGTTTATCTTTTGCGTCACGGGATTGCCATCGATCGGGAGTTATGTCCCCATGACCAGGAGCGAGCCCTGACGGAAGAGGGGCGGCAAAAAACCAGCAGGATCGCCGGGAAGCTTTCCCAGTTAGGGTTACAGGCAGATTTAATCCTCACCAGTCCTCTAGTCCGTGCCTACCAAACAGCGGAGATTGTAGCAAGTTGCCTAAAGCAAACACCGATCGAGGTCGTCCAGTGGTTAGCCCCGGAGGGGAGTTTTGCTGCATGGGAAGCCTGGCATGCATCCCACAAAGAGGTAGAGTCAGTGTTTCTGGTGGGGCATGAGCCTGACCTGTCCAGTTGGGCGGAGCTGATGACATGGGGGCAAGTGAGTGGCAATATCCTCCTCAAAAAAGCGGGGTTAATTGGTTTAGTTACCTATCGTGACCAACCTCTACAAGGTAATTGCACTCTCTTCCTCCTATTGCCCCCTAAAATTCTTTTAAGTTTGTAG
- a CDS encoding 2Fe-2S iron-sulfur cluster-binding protein, whose amino-acid sequence MTQVFQATIHHRGTTYIVPVPADQTILDAANAQGLNLPCSCYAGVCTTCAAQLLKGEVDQSQGMGMGGMGAELDAKGYVLLCVSYPKSDVEILTEKEEEVYTIRFGRIEK is encoded by the coding sequence ATGACTCAAGTATTCCAAGCCACAATTCACCATCGGGGGACAACCTATATAGTTCCCGTGCCCGCTGATCAGACCATTTTGGATGCCGCCAACGCGCAGGGGTTAAATCTGCCCTGTTCCTGCTATGCGGGAGTTTGTACCACCTGTGCCGCTCAATTGCTCAAGGGAGAAGTAGACCAAAGTCAAGGCATGGGCATGGGAGGGATGGGAGCGGAACTCGACGCTAAGGGCTATGTTCTCCTCTGTGTATCCTACCCTAAATCCGACGTGGAAATTCTGACAGAAAAAGAAGAAGAAGTCTATACAATTCGCTTTGGGCGGATAGAAAAATGA
- the nusB gene encoding transcription antitermination factor NusB: MQARRLSRELALLSMSQLPTQPQNLEAKTIEDMVLAAVRSLQEEVKEMLTTAGAELSRGQEKLLASELRAADLESVRALIQAAIDLTETAINRVGVALDFPELIQVSRQADTREYAVLILQTIHQHRAELDNLLNSCLEGWQMHRLSHIDQALLRIATAEMRHLDIPPQVAINEAVELAKRYSTEDGFRFINGVLRGVANKIKKEQEMNMSF; this comes from the coding sequence ATGCAAGCGCGCCGTCTTTCCCGCGAACTAGCTCTTTTAAGTATGAGCCAGCTCCCTACCCAGCCCCAAAATCTGGAGGCAAAAACGATCGAAGACATGGTGTTGGCGGCTGTCCGATCGTTGCAGGAGGAAGTCAAGGAAATGCTCACCACGGCAGGGGCGGAGCTAAGTAGGGGGCAGGAAAAATTACTCGCCAGCGAACTACGAGCTGCTGACCTAGAATCGGTACGGGCACTGATACAAGCCGCAATTGATCTGACGGAAACTGCTATCAATCGCGTGGGAGTTGCCCTGGATTTTCCAGAGTTGATTCAGGTCTCGCGGCAGGCGGATACACGGGAATATGCCGTACTAATTTTGCAGACTATCCATCAACACCGTGCAGAACTGGACAACCTCCTCAACTCCTGCCTAGAAGGCTGGCAGATGCATCGTCTTTCCCACATTGACCAGGCATTATTGCGGATTGCTACTGCGGAAATGCGCCATTTGGATATTCCGCCCCAGGTTGCTATCAACGAGGCAGTAGAACTGGCTAAACGCTATAGCACAGAGGATGGGTTTCGCTTTATCAATGGGGTGTTGCGGGGTGTTGCTAACAAGATTAAGAAAGAACAAGAGATGAACATGTCCTTCTAG
- a CDS encoding tetratricopeptide repeat protein, with protein sequence MMGALLPILVWSFPSFASVVELRQQGLEYRRQGRWQEAIEVLQRSVELAPQDVTGYVILGWTQHLAKRSGAADTLWQALRLDMWAVEAANALGIVYLTGGQLQSAVLVHSWAAVIKPQNEIAHYNLCLAYQRLGLLDWALAHGERAMELEPYNPHPIVAVALVYWAMGETSRALDLYRVAAALDGGYQDASHLAHLADAGFSQGQIRLVEMLRRQLFP encoded by the coding sequence ATGATGGGCGCACTACTCCCGATCCTAGTGTGGTCTTTCCCTAGTTTTGCGTCTGTGGTGGAATTGCGGCAACAGGGGTTAGAGTATCGCCGCCAGGGACGATGGCAGGAGGCAATTGAGGTCTTACAACGATCGGTAGAACTGGCTCCCCAGGATGTCACGGGCTATGTCATTTTGGGCTGGACACAACACTTGGCGAAGCGATCGGGGGCAGCTGATACCCTGTGGCAGGCTTTGCGGTTGGACATGTGGGCAGTGGAGGCAGCGAATGCCTTGGGAATTGTCTATCTGACAGGAGGGCAGTTACAGTCGGCTGTGTTAGTACATAGTTGGGCGGCGGTGATCAAACCCCAGAATGAGATTGCCCACTACAACCTATGTTTGGCTTATCAGAGATTGGGATTACTAGATTGGGCACTTGCCCACGGGGAAAGGGCAATGGAGTTAGAACCCTATAATCCCCACCCGATCGTGGCTGTGGCTTTGGTCTACTGGGCAATGGGGGAGACAAGTCGTGCCCTAGATTTGTATCGGGTAGCAGCAGCTTTGGATGGGGGGTACCAGGATGCTAGTCATCTTGCGCATTTAGCCGATGCGGGTTTTAGCCAGGGGCAAATTAGGCTTGTGGAAATGCTCCGTCGTCAACTATTTCCCTAG